In Eubalaena glacialis isolate mEubGla1 chromosome 2, mEubGla1.1.hap2.+ XY, whole genome shotgun sequence, a single genomic region encodes these proteins:
- the LOC133085315 gene encoding olfactory receptor 4K13-like, with amino-acid sequence MDLLNNRSGVSEFILLGLSTSQETQIFFFAIFFLVYVAIIVGNLLIVISVIFDNHLHSPMYFFLANLSFFDLCLSSAVTPKVISDFLRKCKTISWWGCMTQMFFMHFFGGGEMSLLIAMAVDRYVAICKPLHYKTIMSHKVLIVFLLLSWVIGLTHTTSQMIFTVGLPFCGPNVVDSFFCDLPLVIKLACTDTYTLELLVIVNSGLLSLVCLILLLISYAVMLVTIWHHSYSASSKALSTLSAHITVVTLFFGPAISIYAFPFNSYSVDKFLSVFYSIITPLLNPIIYTLRNQEMKAAIKRLSSQHIGSWLTH; translated from the coding sequence ATGGATCTCCTGAATAACAGATCAGGTGTTTCTGAGTTCATTTTGCTGGGACTTTCTACTTCTCAAGAAactcaaatattcttttttgcaATCTTCTTTCTTGTCTATGTAGCCATCATAGTAGGAAACCTTCTCATTGTGATTTCTGTGATATTTGATAACCATCTTCACTCCCCCATGTATTTCTTTCTggcaaatttatcattttttgacTTATGTCTTTCCTCTGCTGTGACTCCCAAAGTGATATCAGACTTCCTTAGAAAATGCAAGACCATCTCTTGGTGGGGCTGCATGACCCAGATGTTTTTCATGCACTTCTTTGGAGGTGGAGAGATGTCTCTTCTGATAGCTATGGCCGTCGACAGGTATGTCGCCATATGCAAACCCTTGCACTACAAGACCATCATGAGCCACAAGGTGCTCATTGTGTTTTTACTGCTCTCGTGGGTGATTGGGCTCACACATACCACAAGCCAGATGATTTTCACAGTGGGTTTACCTTTCTGTGGTCCAAATGTTGTGGACAGCTTTTTCTGTGACCTCCCCCTGGTCATCAAGCTTGCCTGCACTGATACCTACACCCTAGAGCTCCTGGTGATTGTGAACAGTGGGCTCCTGTCCCTGGTCTGCTTAATTCTCTTGCTCATATCCTATGCTGTCATGCTGGTCACCATCTGGCATCACTCCTACAGTGCATCCTCCAAGGCTCTGTCCACACTCTCTGCTCACATCACTGTGGTCACTCTCTTCTTTGGTCCTGCTATCTCCATCTATGCTTTCCCATTTAATAGTTACTCTGTAGATAagtttctttctgtgttttactCTATAATCACCCCTCTTCTTAATCCAATTATTTATACTCTGAGGAATCAGGAAATGAAGGCAGCCATTAAGAGACTGAGCAGCCAGCATATTGGTTCTTGGCTCACCCACTAA